In the Streptomyces sp. WMMC940 genome, CATGGGCGTCAGACCGCGACCGGCTCGGCCCGCTCGCTCTGCTCTGCCTCGGCGACGACGCCGGGGACGCGGCGGAGCTTCCTCATCGGGGCGAGCTCGGACTCGTAGACCTTCTTCACCCCGTCGCCGAGGGCGGCCTCGATGGTGCGGATGTCGCGGACCATGCGCTGCAGACCACCGGGCTCGACGGAGGCGGCCTGGTCCGAGCCCCACATGGCGCGGTCGAGGGTGATGTGGCGCTCGACGAACGCGGCGCCGAGCGCCACGGCCGCGAGGGTGGTCTGCAGACCTGTCTCGTGGCCGGAGTAGCCGATCGGGACGTTCGGGTACTCCTGCATCAGGGTGTTGATGACGCGGAGGTTGAGCTCCTCGGCCTTGGCCGGGTAGGTCGAGGTGGCGTGGCAGAGCACGATGTTCTCGCTGCCGAGGACCTCGACGGCGTGCCGGATCTGCTTCGGCGTCGACATGCCGGTCGACAGGATGATCGTCCTCCCGGTGGCGCGCAGCTCGCGCAGCAGCTCGTCGTCCGTGAGGGACGCGGAGGCCACCTTGTGGGCGGGGACGTCGAACTTCTCCAGGAAGGCGACGGCCTCGGTGTCCCACGGAGAGGCGAACCAGTCGATGCCGCGCTCACGGCAGTGCTCGTCCACGGCGCGGTACTCGTCCTCGCCGAACTCCACGCGGTGGCGGTAGTCGATGTACGTCATCCGGCCCCAGGGGGTGTCGCGCTCGATGTCCCACTGGTCGCGGGGGGTGCAGATCTCCGGGGTGCGCTTCTGGAACTTGACCGCGTCGCAGCCCGCGTCGGCGGCGGCGTCGATCAGCGCGAGGGCGTTGTCCAGGTCGCCGTTGTGGTTGATGCCGATCTCGCCGGTGATGTAGACGGGCCGGCCGGGACCGGCGGTCCTGCCGCCGAGGGTGCGCAGACGGGAGTTCATGAGGGGTTCCTTACGGTTCGGCTTACTGGGCGGGAGTGCTGAGGGTGGGACCGAGAAGCCAGGTGGCGATCTCCCGGATCGCGCCGGCGCCACCCGGGGTGGTGGTGACGGCACGGGCGGCGGCACGCACGGAGTCGTGCGCGCTCGCCACGGCGACGGGCCAGCCGACGAGCCCGAAGCAGGGCAGGTCGTTGACGTCGTTGCCGGCGTAGAGGACCCGCTCGGGCGCGACCGCGTTCTCCGCGCACCACCGCTGCAGGGCGGCGTCCTTGCGGTCGATGCCGTGCAGGACGGGGAGGCCGAGCTTGCGGGCTCGGGCTGCGACGACGGGGTTCTGTTCGGTGGAGAGGATCAGCAGCTTCAGTCCGGCACGGCGCAGCGCGGCGATGCCGAGGCCGTCGCCGCGGTGCACTGCCACGAGTTCGCGTCCGTCGGAGTCGACGAGGACGCGGTCGTCGGTCTGGGTGCCGTCGAAGTCGAGGACGACGGCGTCGACGTCCGCGCGGGTGGGGACGGTCACCTGGTCGAGCAGCGGCGCGAGGGCGCGGGCCCGGGCGAGGTCGTGCGGGTCGTCGATCTCCAGGACCCGCGCGGGGTCGGTCTCGACCAGCGCGGTGCGCCCGAAGAAGCGGTGTCCGTGGAGGCGGAGGCCGCGGGCGTCCATCGCGTACGCGGCCCCGGTCTCGAGGAAGTCCTCGGGTCGGTCCTGCCGCCGGGGGCGGTGGCTCTTGTCGTGGTTGACGCCGTGGCCGCCGTCGGCGGTACCGGCGGCGGCGGGCGTGCCCGTCGCCGGTTCACGGCGCCAGACGAAGGCGTGGAAGGGGGCGACCGTGACCGCGGTGTCGGCGCCGTCCTTCGCCACGGCGGAGGCGACCCGGTCGATGTCGTCGGCGGTCAGGAAGGGGCTGGTGCACTGGACGAGGAGGACCACGTCGACCCTGCGGCCGTGCTCCGCCTCGTAGGCGTCCATGGCGTGGAGCACCGCGGACTCGCTGGTCGCGGTGTCGCCCGCGATGTCCGCCGGACGCTCGACGCAGTGGACCCTGCCGGCCGCGCCGGCGGCCGCTCCGGCCGCCCGCGCGGCGTCCGCGATCGCCGGGTCGTCGGTGGACACCGCGACATCGGTGACCAGGGGGGATCCGGTGCAGGCCCGTACGGCGCGCGCGACGAGCGGCACGCCGCCGACCGCGGCGAGGTTCTTGCCGGGCACGCCCTTGGAGCCGCCCCTGGCGGGGATCACGGCGAGGACGGTGGTCATGAGGTGGAGCTCCTTCGGGCTCTCGGAACGGTCACAGCTCGCCCATGCGGCGGATGACGGGCGCCACGCGCTGCACGCCGTGGCGGTAGGCGCCGCGTGCCGCCCCGCGGACCGCGTCGCGGACGAGGCGGCGCACCCCGGTGGGACCGGCGGCCGGCGCCGTTCCCGGGAGCGGGCTGCCGTCCGGGGCGAGACGGTGGCGGGCGAGGATCGCCGGCAGGTAGCCGGGCGCCGTGGTGGGGGTGTAGTAGGGGGTGACGGGCGGGAGCTCCGGCCGGCGCAGCAGTGCGGCCACGCGCTCGCGCGCCTCGTCGAAGGCCGTCCCGTACCGCCCGTCCGCGGCGACGCCCTGCCGGGCCAGCCACTCCTCGTCGGGTACGGGCCGGTGGTCCCGGTCCAGCCGGTCCCAGGAGGTGAGCAGCCCGGAGCCGAGGAAGTGGTGGTTGCCGAGCGCCTCGCGCACGCCGAGATCGGTGAGGATCGCGGTGGGGATGCGCCGGTGGAGCGCTTCGAGCGCGGCGGTCGAGGAGACGGTGACCAGCAGGTCCGTCCGGTCCAGGACCTCGCCCATGTGCCCGTACACGAGGCTGAGGTTCGGCGGCAGTCCGCCGGGGAGCCGCTCGGCGAGCCTCTGGTACGGCACTTCCTCCAGGTGCGTGGTGTGCTCGCCGGGCCGGGAGCGCAGCTTGAGCAGCACCTCGCGGGAGGGGTGGAGCCTCGCGTGCCCGGCGAGCCGGCCGAGCAGGTACTCGCGATCGGACCGGCTCTCGGGGACGGACGGCTGGACGGCGAAGACCACCGTGTCCCGGTCGTCCCTCCGCTCGTACGGGGCGCCGCCGAGGAACGGCAGCGCCGCCTCGGTCACCGGCGAGGCATCGGCGCCGACGCCCTCGTAGACCGCGCGGAACCGTTCCGCGTCGTGGCGGGAGTTGGCGAGGACGACGTCCGCACCGTGCCGCAGCAGCAGTCCGTCGGCGAGCTTCTCGTAGACGACGCCGACGTAGCCGGTGACCAGTACGGGTCGGCGGGGCAGCCGGAGGGCCGCGATCCCGTGGAGCACGGCCTGAACGGCGCCGCCGACGAGGGCGAGGACGACGACGTCGTACGCCTCGTCGCGTATCGCGCGGAGGAACTCGGCGGCGGTGACCTCGCGCACGGTGTCCGCGGCGACCCCGACCTCGGCGAGCTGCCGCGCGGTGGGCGTCGCCCGCCCCCGCAGCAGGAACCCGGCCGGTTCGGCGGAGGCCGCCGGGTCGTCCCCGGCGGCTATCCGGTGCGCGGTGAGCGCACCCCATTTCCACCGGGTGTCGGAGTCGGCGAGCACGGCGACGCGCGGCGCCTGGCTGGTACGTGATGGCACGCCGAGGACGTTAGGAAGGCATTCGGCTCGGCGGCCCAACTCGGCAGCAACAAAGGGTTAACAGCGCGTCGACGAAGGACGAAAGGGCCCGGGGACCGTCCGGGTTAACAATTCCGCCGCACCTTGTTCACCCGCCGTCCCTCCCGCGGTCAGAGCGAATGACGGAGCCCGCGCCTAATGTCCGGCGCGTGGTCAAGCTCTCGGTCATCGTGCCCTTCTACAACGTCCAGGCCTATGCGCCCGACACCCTCGCAAGCCTCCGGGCGAACGCCCGGGAGGACTTCGAGTTCCTGCTCGTCGACGACTGCTCGACGGACGGGACGCCGGAGATCCTGGAACGTGCCGAACGCGGGGTGCCGGGAGCGGTCCTGATCAGACACGAGCGCAACGGCGGGCTCGCCACGGCCCGCAACACCGGTCTGGACGCCGCCCGCGGCGCGTACATCACCTTCCTGGACGGCGACGACTGGCTGGCCCCGGGCTACTACGAGCGGCTGCTCGCGGCCGCCGAGGAGCTCGGCGTCGACTTCGTCCGCACCGACCACGTGCAG is a window encoding:
- a CDS encoding N-acetylneuraminate synthase family protein, which encodes MNSRLRTLGGRTAGPGRPVYITGEIGINHNGDLDNALALIDAAADAGCDAVKFQKRTPEICTPRDQWDIERDTPWGRMTYIDYRHRVEFGEDEYRAVDEHCRERGIDWFASPWDTEAVAFLEKFDVPAHKVASASLTDDELLRELRATGRTIILSTGMSTPKQIRHAVEVLGSENIVLCHATSTYPAKAEELNLRVINTLMQEYPNVPIGYSGHETGLQTTLAAVALGAAFVERHITLDRAMWGSDQAASVEPGGLQRMVRDIRTIEAALGDGVKKVYESELAPMRKLRRVPGVVAEAEQSERAEPVAV
- a CDS encoding acylneuraminate cytidylyltransferase, which encodes MTTVLAVIPARGGSKGVPGKNLAAVGGVPLVARAVRACTGSPLVTDVAVSTDDPAIADAARAAGAAAGAAGRVHCVERPADIAGDTATSESAVLHAMDAYEAEHGRRVDVVLLVQCTSPFLTADDIDRVASAVAKDGADTAVTVAPFHAFVWRREPATGTPAAAGTADGGHGVNHDKSHRPRRQDRPEDFLETGAAYAMDARGLRLHGHRFFGRTALVETDPARVLEIDDPHDLARARALAPLLDQVTVPTRADVDAVVLDFDGTQTDDRVLVDSDGRELVAVHRGDGLGIAALRRAGLKLLILSTEQNPVVAARARKLGLPVLHGIDRKDAALQRWCAENAVAPERVLYAGNDVNDLPCFGLVGWPVAVASAHDSVRAAARAVTTTPGGAGAIREIATWLLGPTLSTPAQ
- a CDS encoding DUF6716 putative glycosyltransferase — translated: MLADSDTRWKWGALTAHRIAAGDDPAASAEPAGFLLRGRATPTARQLAEVGVAADTVREVTAAEFLRAIRDEAYDVVVLALVGGAVQAVLHGIAALRLPRRPVLVTGYVGVVYEKLADGLLLRHGADVVLANSRHDAERFRAVYEGVGADASPVTEAALPFLGGAPYERRDDRDTVVFAVQPSVPESRSDREYLLGRLAGHARLHPSREVLLKLRSRPGEHTTHLEEVPYQRLAERLPGGLPPNLSLVYGHMGEVLDRTDLLVTVSSTAALEALHRRIPTAILTDLGVREALGNHHFLGSGLLTSWDRLDRDHRPVPDEEWLARQGVAADGRYGTAFDEARERVAALLRRPELPPVTPYYTPTTAPGYLPAILARHRLAPDGSPLPGTAPAAGPTGVRRLVRDAVRGAARGAYRHGVQRVAPVIRRMGEL